TTTGTGAGTGCCGTGGTGAGCGCGCTCTCCATGATCTCCATCGGACGGGGTGAACCCCAGTTCCAGATGCGTGCGATGCTGGCGCAGACCATCGTGAACGTCGCGCTGTCCACGACGCTCGTGCTGCTGTTCGGATTCTATGGGGCCGTGACGGGGACCGCCACCGCGACGCTCTTCGGGGCGCTCCTGTTCTTCTGGATGTATGGGCGTACGATCGTTCAGCATCCGTTGCGGCTTCTCGCGGGGATCATCGCACGTCCCGTCGCATGTGGGCTGGCGGCAGGCCTCAGCGGCTGGCTTGTCTTCAGCGGGGCCGCGGCCCTCAGCGGTCCCCCGGGACGGATCGCCCTTGCGGCCGCGCTTGCGGCGGCAGGATCGGTGTTCCTGGCGCTGTATGCAATGCTCCTGTACTGGACCCGCACCGTGACCGCGGACGATGCAGGATTTCTGAAAGGTGTCCTCCCGCAACGTATAGCAGCACTGCTTGCACGGCGGACGTGATATGCTGGCCATTCGTTGAACCGGAAACGTACACAACCACTCGATGCTCATGAACGGTACCTTTGAATCATCCCTGCACTCGCTGGACCTCGGCCTGTTCCAGACCATCCCGTCGCAATTGAGCGATGCCGACAAGCGTTCGCTCCTGGCCGTGCAAAAGGGAGTGAGCACACGCGCTACGTCATATACCTACCTGGAGATCGGTTCGCACCTGGGCGGGAGTATCCAGCCGCATCTGCGCGATCCGCGGTGCGCCCGCATCTACTCCATCGATCCGCGTCCGGAGACCGTGGCGGACGATCGCGGCGAGACGATCCTGTACCCGAAGAACTCCTCGGCACATATGCTCGACCTGCTGCGTGGTGTTCAGGGGGACCGTATCGACCGGATCAGCGTGTTCGACACGGATGCCCGGCAAGTGCCGGCATCGGTGATCGACCCGCGCCCGGATATTTGTTTCATTGACGGCGAACATACGGATCAGGCTGCGCGATCGGACTATGCCTTCTGCCGGCCACTCGTTGCGGAGAATGGCGTCATCGTCTTCCACGATGCCAACATCATCTACCTGACGTTGCAGGAGATCGTCAGGGATCTGGAAGCAGAGAAGGCCAGGTTCACCGCGTA
Above is a window of Ignavibacteriota bacterium DNA encoding:
- a CDS encoding class I SAM-dependent methyltransferase encodes the protein MNGTFESSLHSLDLGLFQTIPSQLSDADKRSLLAVQKGVSTRATSYTYLEIGSHLGGSIQPHLRDPRCARIYSIDPRPETVADDRGETILYPKNSSAHMLDLLRGVQGDRIDRISVFDTDARQVPASVIDPRPDICFIDGEHTDQAARSDYAFCRPLVAENGVIVFHDANIIYLTLQEIVRDLEAEKARFTAYVLPSAVFVIEFGSSALHDTEDFRMLLRRNADAYFYGLESMEHYRAVYNRPGIKFVRDVYRKFGAIRRKFGK